Sequence from the Segatella copri genome:
AGCGTTTGATGAGATTTTCCAGTGCAGGGATATAGATTCTGCCTCGTTCTAGCTGGATAAGTCCTTCTGACTGTAGTTCGTTGAGGGCTTTGGATACATAGATGCGCTTTACATTCATCTCTTCTGCTAAACGGGTCATCTTGATATGAAAGATTTTCTCGCCTGCCGGGCGGACGCTGTGACTCTCGAAGAAACGGATCAGACGCTCGCTCAGTGTCTTGGCAGGAACTCTGAACAGTCTGCGGTTGTTCTTCTGGGATTGGGTGCAGACCAAGTTCAGAAGATTGATGCGGAATATTTCATATTCATCGGATAACTTCATGATCTCTTGCTTGCTGACTGACATGATGCTGCAGCTGTTCTTTGCCACATAAGTGTGGGTGAAACGCTGGGTAAGACCGAAAAGTCGTTCCAGCTGGAATGATTCCGGTGCCGAAATGTCTTCTTCTACCTGATAGCCGTAGTCGTCTGCCTGGGTTATCACCTTAATATCTCCACGGATTAAATAATATAGACGTGTACAACTTGTGCCTTCTTCAACTATAGTTTCACCCGCTTCCAGTTTTTGAAAGTCAAAACGGGTTTTACCTGCTACATTTTGGAAGTCATAGCGAGTCATTCCCAAGAATAATGGGAGTGATAATAAACTGTCGTATAGTCTATTGGTTGACATTTAAGTTTATTTATTTAATATCTTGTTTTTGAGAGATGGTGAATACCATATCTTGTTTTGTCCATTCTCGTCAGCATAGATGAGATATGCACAGAGATCCGGATGCTTTTTCAGAATCTGTTTTGCACCCTCCATTCCCATCACCATAAACGAGGTAGCATAGGCATCGGCTGTTGCACAGTTCTTGGCTAAAACCGTTGCTGATAAGATGTTATGCTGCACAGGATAGCCTGTCTTTGGGTCTATGGTATGTGCATACTTCTTGCCGTTTTTATAATAGAAGTTTCTGTAGTTACCACTCGTAGCCATGGCTATGTCTGTAATATCAAGTACATCCTGAATTTCCTGACTCGTATTGGTAGAATCGTCAGTTGGCTTGTTGATACCAATATGCCAAGGCACTTGTTTCTCGCTAACACCGTTTACTACGATTTCTCCACCAATCTCAACCATAAAGTTGCTGATACCTTTCTTTTTCAGGAATCTGGCAACAATGTCGCTGCCATATCCTTTGGCGATAGCAGAACAGTCAAGCATGATCTTAGGATTTTGCTTGATGATGCGTCCCTTTTCCAGGGCTACTTTCTCATAACCAACCAGCGTTTTGATACTGTCTATCTTGGCTTTCGTAGGAGGTACCCCCTGCTTGAATCCAAAGCCCCAGAGGTTTACCATTGGGGCAACCGTGATATCAAAGGCTCCATTGGTTTCTTTTGAGATGCTTTCTGCCATGCGGAATACTTCGGTAAACATTTCGTCTACCTCAATATCTTTACCTTGGTTTACCTGTGTGATGACAGAGGTCTTATTGAAAGGAGACAAGGATTGGTCTACCTTCTTGAGTTCTGTTTCTATCTCTTGCTGGTAGTTGGTATCACTCTGATAGGTAATGTGATAGATGGTGCCAAAGATAAAGCCGGTATCTTTCTGATAGGGCGTATTATGCTGCTGACGTATGATAACGATGGTACCAACGATAAGTATCAACAGAAATGGAATTTGCCAGATAAGTTTCTTTTTTTTCATTCTTTACACATTATGAAGTCTTTAAATCTCTAGGGTTACATTGAATGTTCCGCCAAGGCGTGAACCTCCCTGTTTACCGTAGCCTGGCACATACCAGGTGTTGCCTAATTCTCCATCGTTCTTGAAGAGGCGGCGTTTGTATCTGAAACTCCAACCCATACGGACGGGACCCCAGATTTTGGCATCAATACCTATTACGCCTTCCAGCCAATGATAGTTGCAGGAAATGCCATTTCCGCCATAGGGCGTTTCGCCGCCCCATACTGGATCTGTAACGGGTGGGGCGCTCAGGTCATATTCATAATAGGTGCAGGCATAGCGGAAACCGCCAAACAGACGGTAGTCGTCGTGTTTGTTCTTCAGAAGATTCCAGTCTACACCTAATCTGAAATAGGGAGCGCTGGTCTTGTAGGTGATTTGGGTTGCCTCATCGCTGGCATCTGCCTTTCCATAACCCAATTCGAAAACAGGATAATACTTGTCTTTCAGATTGATACGGAGAGATGCTTCGTACTGCCCATAGTCGCTAACCATCAACTGTACGGGGCCTATCAGGTCAACTCCCACAGCCATACCTCTAAAAAAAGGTATGGTATCAGGCTGCTGCTCTATGATCTTCTTCTTGCTTTGGGCATGACAGGGGAGAACAGCAAATAGGGATAGCATATTAGTTGCGACTGCCAAAATATATGTAGAAATGTGCTTTGGATGCATCATAATTTACCTCTTTTTGATTGATGACTATTGAGTCAATATAATTGTGAGTAGTCTTAACATCGGTTATCGTATGGAAGAACGATGGACTGCAGTCTACCGACTCAAAATGAGAACGGTTTTCCTTTGATACAGTCACGGTGTCCTTGAATACTTGCTTCGATAGGGTATGTATCTCGAAAAACAATACGTCTTCATCCAGGCTGTAACTCATAGGCAGACTGAAACTGTCTACGTTTACATCCTTATTGATCAGCACACTATCTGTTCCTGCTATCTTTTTCGTAGAAATCGTTAGCGTGTCTTTTAGCGTCTTGTTGTCGCCCATCAACTTGTATTTGGTATATACCGTATTGTTGAGTGGGCAGTCGAGAGATGTACATCCCATCATGGCCAGAACCATGAAAACGACGAAAGGTATTATTTTCCGCATCTTATTTCTTTTTCTATTTGATAATCGTTACGGTTTGGGTTCTGGCGGCTGATAAGGTCGCCCAGGAATCCGGCAAGGAACAGCTGGCTACCCAAAACCATCGCTACAAGAGCAATGAAGAAGTAAGGTGAATCGGTAATGAGATGTCCGTAGATGCCGTTGTGCAGGTCGATGGCCTTGTCTATGCCTAAGCCGATGAGCGATAGGAAGGCTATGAAGAATACGACGCTACCCAGGAAGCCGAATACGTGCATTGGCTTTTTGCCAAAATTGCTCAGGAACCAGAGAGTCATCAGGTCAAGATAACCATTTACAAAGCGGTTCCATCCCATAAACTTTGATTTGCCGAACTTTCTTGCCTGATGATGAACAGGCTTTTCGCCTATCTTGGCAAAACCTGCATTCTTGGCTAGATATGGGATATAACGGTGCATCTCACCATATACCTCGATATTCTTAACTACGTCGAGGCGATAAGCTTTCAGACCGCAGTTGAAGTCGTGCAGATTGTGTATGCCGCTTACTTTGCGTGCAGTAGCATTGAAGAGTTTGGTAGGGATGGTCTTGCTCAGAGGATCTCCTTCTTTACGGTTCTGCTTGTAACCTGACACGAGGTCGTATCCCTCTTTCTTAATCATCTGGTAGAGTCCCGGAATCTCGTCTGGAGAATCCTGAAGATCGGCATCCATGGTGATGACAACATCGCCCTGTGCTTCTTTGAAACCACAGAAGAGTGCTGGGCTCTTTCCATAGTTTCTGCGGAATTTGATACCCTTTACTTGCTCATTCTTCTCAGCAAGTTCTTCTATGACGTTCCATGAACGGTCGGTAGAACCGTCGTTCACAAAGATGACTTCATAAGTAAAATCGTTTGAGTCCATTACTCGCTTTATCCAGGCGAAGAGCTCTGGTAACGACTCTTCCTCATTGAAAAGAGGAATTATTACTGAAATATCCATTATCTTGTATTTATCTGTTTGTTTCTTATTTATTGTTATTTTGTATGCTGTTGTTTATCCTTCTTTGCCATTACAGCAGCAATAATCGGACTGAGTACAGCACCTGCTACCAGGTCGGTAATCATAAACATGGAAGCCCAGGCTATCGGTTTCATCATACTGACAGCATCAAGAAGGGCTTTAGATTCCCCTGCAGTTAACTGATACGCTTGTGCTACAATCTGATAGTTGGTTTGCAGTTGGTTCATGAATAGACCCGTATCCATAAAACGGAACCAAAGATATTGCACAAGGGTAATCAGAAGGGTTGCATTGAAGAATGTCTGGATGCAATAGTAGAATGCATGACGGAAAGAGATATGTCCGTCTCTTGCATAGTCACGGAATGCCTTCAGTCGCTTGGCCACAACAAATGGGGTTGCTATGATGAGAATGTTGGAAATGAATCCCAGCATCTGGTATTGCGGGTCTACTGCCAGCATGGTACATACGAAACTGACAATCCAGACAGCTCCGAGGATGGCACC
This genomic interval carries:
- a CDS encoding Crp/Fnr family transcriptional regulator yields the protein MSTNRLYDSLLSLPLFLGMTRYDFQNVAGKTRFDFQKLEAGETIVEEGTSCTRLYYLIRGDIKVITQADDYGYQVEEDISAPESFQLERLFGLTQRFTHTYVAKNSCSIMSVSKQEIMKLSDEYEIFRINLLNLVCTQSQKNNRRLFRVPAKTLSERLIRFFESHSVRPAGEKIFHIKMTRLAEEMNVKRIYVSKALNELQSEGLIQLERGRIYIPALENLIKR
- a CDS encoding FAD:protein FMN transferase, giving the protein MKKKKLIWQIPFLLILIVGTIVIIRQQHNTPYQKDTGFIFGTIYHITYQSDTNYQQEIETELKKVDQSLSPFNKTSVITQVNQGKDIEVDEMFTEVFRMAESISKETNGAFDITVAPMVNLWGFGFKQGVPPTKAKIDSIKTLVGYEKVALEKGRIIKQNPKIMLDCSAIAKGYGSDIVARFLKKKGISNFMVEIGGEIVVNGVSEKQVPWHIGINKPTDDSTNTSQEIQDVLDITDIAMATSGNYRNFYYKNGKKYAHTIDPKTGYPVQHNILSATVLAKNCATADAYATSFMVMGMEGAKQILKKHPDLCAYLIYADENGQNKIWYSPSLKNKILNK
- a CDS encoding DUF6048 family protein, producing the protein MLSLFAVLPCHAQSKKKIIEQQPDTIPFFRGMAVGVDLIGPVQLMVSDYGQYEASLRINLKDKYYPVFELGYGKADASDEATQITYKTSAPYFRLGVDWNLLKNKHDDYRLFGGFRYACTYYEYDLSAPPVTDPVWGGETPYGGNGISCNYHWLEGVIGIDAKIWGPVRMGWSFRYKRRLFKNDGELGNTWYVPGYGKQGGSRLGGTFNVTLEI
- a CDS encoding DUF6452 family protein, encoding MRKIIPFVVFMVLAMMGCTSLDCPLNNTVYTKYKLMGDNKTLKDTLTISTKKIAGTDSVLINKDVNVDSFSLPMSYSLDEDVLFFEIHTLSKQVFKDTVTVSKENRSHFESVDCSPSFFHTITDVKTTHNYIDSIVINQKEVNYDASKAHFYIYFGSRN
- a CDS encoding glycosyltransferase family 2 protein, producing MDISVIIPLFNEEESLPELFAWIKRVMDSNDFTYEVIFVNDGSTDRSWNVIEELAEKNEQVKGIKFRRNYGKSPALFCGFKEAQGDVVITMDADLQDSPDEIPGLYQMIKKEGYDLVSGYKQNRKEGDPLSKTIPTKLFNATARKVSGIHNLHDFNCGLKAYRLDVVKNIEVYGEMHRYIPYLAKNAGFAKIGEKPVHHQARKFGKSKFMGWNRFVNGYLDLMTLWFLSNFGKKPMHVFGFLGSVVFFIAFLSLIGLGIDKAIDLHNGIYGHLITDSPYFFIALVAMVLGSQLFLAGFLGDLISRQNPNRNDYQIEKEIRCGK
- a CDS encoding DUF4199 domain-containing protein is translated as MNTENNENQEEKKTSQQMHKVKTIIIDTGKIRQTKAFARQDGAILGAVWIVSFVCTMLAVDPQYQMLGFISNILIIATPFVVAKRLKAFRDYARDGHISFRHAFYYCIQTFFNATLLITLVQYLWFRFMDTGLFMNQLQTNYQIVAQAYQLTAGESKALLDAVSMMKPIAWASMFMITDLVAGAVLSPIIAAVMAKKDKQQHTK